One Malus sylvestris chromosome 14, drMalSylv7.2, whole genome shotgun sequence DNA segment encodes these proteins:
- the LOC126598916 gene encoding probable arabinosyltransferase ARAD1 → MLEKSRIPSKFFFYLITISVFLLISSSVFLLQFSNTSFAPTVFKLVVLNGTYFEPLVKSRDKNLPSFSSEVPRVDAKGSTKRCELGCQVSNSSKKLGFLEKKKMVACDSTQALLRVFMYELPPEFHFGLLGWKGKENQTWPNVKNLSLIPAYPGGLNLQHSIEYWLTLDLLSSSIPTVVRPSTVVRVHNSSQADVIFVPFFASLSYNRHSKLRGNEEVSVNKKLQGKLVQYLMGRDEWKRKGGKDHLLVAHHPNSMLDARKKLGSAMFVLADFGRYSAEIANLEKDIIAPYRHLVMTVQSSKSPSFNERPILLYFRGAIYRKDGGMVRKKLYYLLKDEKDVNFTFGSVQGHGINKASQGMASSKFCLNLAGDTPSSNRLFDAIASHCVPVIISDEIELPFEDVLDYSQFCIFVRSSYTCKKGYLLNLLRGIKQETWTKMWERLKEVVHHFGYQYPSQPGDAVDMIWQAVSHKKSSTQFKFHSRQFKFHRKKRYDRSTSGIRTK, encoded by the exons ATGTTGGAAAAGAGTAGGATTCCATCGAAGTTTTTTTTCTACTTGATAACGATTTCGGTGTTCCTTTTAATCTCTTCTTCTGTCTTCCTACTTCAGTTTAGCAATACTTCTTTTGCACCCACAGTGTTTAAGCTTGTTGTTCTTAATGGCACATACTTTGAGCCCCTCGTAAAAAGTAGGGACAAAAACCTTCCTTCCTTCTCTTCTGAGGTTCCCCGAGTTGATGCTAAAGGATCCACAAAAAGATGTGAATTGGGATGTCAAGTTTCCAATTCAAGCAAGAAGTTgggatttttagaaaaaaagaaaatggttgCTTGTGACTCGACGCAGGCTCTCTTGAGGGTGTTTATGTATGAGTTGCCTCCTGAGTTTCACTTTGGGTTATTGGGTTGGAAGGGTAAGGAGAATCAAACATGGCCAAATGTCAAAAACCTGAGTCTCATTCCGGCTTACCCAGGTGGCCTGAATTTACAGCACAGTATCGAATATTGGCTCACCCTTGATCTTCTATCATCAAGTATCCCAACTGTGGTTAGACCGTCCACGGTAGTCAGGGTGCACAATTCAAGTCAAGCAGATGTTATTTTTGTCCCATTCTTTGCATCTCTGAGTTACAACAGGCATTCTAAGCTTCGTGGAAATGAGGAAGTAAGTGTGAACAAGAAGTTGCAGGGCAAGTTGGTGCAGTATTTGATGGGTCGGGATGAATGGAAAAGAAAGGGTGGGAAGGATCATTTACTAGTTGCTCACCATCCAAATAGCATGTTAGATGCAAGAAAGAAGTTGGGCTCTGCCATGTTTGTGCTTGCGGATTTTGGAAGATACTCGGCTGAAATAGCAAATCTTGAGAAGGACATAATTGCTCCTTACAGACATTTGGTAATGACCGTTCAAAGCAGCAAATCACCCTCATTCAACGAGCGTCCTATACTATTATATTTCCGAGGAGCAATATACAGGAAAGAT GGAGGAATGGTACGGAAGAAATTGTATTATCTTCTTAAAGATGAGAAAGATGTAAACTTCACTTTTGGTAGCGTTCAAGGACATGGTATTAACAAGGCAAGCCAAGGAATGGCCTCATCAAAGTTTTGCCTGAATCTTGCTGGTGATACCCCTTCCTCAAATCGCCTATTTGATGCCATTGCTAGCCATTGTGTTCCTGTAATAATTAGCGATGAGATTGAGCTACCATTTGAAGATGTCTTAGACTACTCACAGTTTTGCATATTTGTTCGCTCATCTTACACTTGTAAGAAGGGTTACCTACTGAATCTTCTCCGAGGAATCAAGCAAGAAACATGGACCAAGATGTGGGAAAGGTTGAAGGAAGTCGTACATCATTTCGGATATCAGTATCCATCCCAGCCAGGTGATGCAGTTGATATGATTTGGCAGGCAGTTTCTCATAAGAAATCCTCCACACAGTTTAAATTTCACTCCAGACAGTTTAAATTTCACAGGAAGAAGAGATATGACAGGTCAACTTCTGGTATAAGAACGAAATGA